The Megalops cyprinoides isolate fMegCyp1 chromosome 10, fMegCyp1.pri, whole genome shotgun sequence genome window below encodes:
- the LOC118784919 gene encoding neurexophilin 1, with protein sequence MQATCWCAVFLLGPAIYLVTSANASIPGKSGLLKSGSPKSTLKHTWTGSSKDLSISRLLSQTLHGKENATALDLRYNTPEPYSEQDLWDWLRNSTDLQESRPRAKRRPIVKTGKFKKMFGWGDFHSNIKTVKLNLLITGKIVDHGNGTFSVYFRHNSTGQGNVSVSLVPPTKIVEFDLSQQSVIDAKDSKSFNCRIEYEKVDKATKNTLCNFDPSKTCYQEQTQSHVSWLCSKPFKVICIYIAFYSTDYKLVQKVCPDYNYHSDTPYFPSG encoded by the coding sequence GTCACAAGTGCTAATGCATCGATTCCAGGGAAGTCAGGTCTCCTGAAATCAGGAAGCCCCAAGTctacattaaaacacacatggaCAGGGAGCAGTAAGGACTTGTCCATTAGTCGCTTACTCTCACAGACTCTGCACGGCAAGGAGAATGCCACTGCGCTCGACCTGCGGTACAACACGCCAGAGCCGTATTCCGAGCAGGACCTCTGGGATTGGCTGAGAAACTCCACAGACCTCCAAGAGTCCCGCCCCCGAGCCAAGAGACGACCCAttgtcaaaacaggaaaatttaagaaaatgtttggCTGGGGGGACTTCCACTCCAATATCAAGACAGTGAAGCTGAACTTGCTGATCACGGGAAAGATTGTCGACCACGGAAATGGGACCTTCAGTGTCTACTTCCGCCACAACTCCACCGGCCAGGGGAACGTCTCTGTCAGCCTGGTGCCGCCGACCAAGATTGTCGAATTTGACCTGTCGCAGCAGTCCGTTATCGATGCCAAAGATTCCAAGTCATTCAACTGCCGCATTGAGTACGAGAAGGTCGACAAGGCGACCAAGAACACGCTCTGCAACTTCGACCCGTCGAAGACCTGCTACCAGGAGCAGACGCAAAGCCACGTTTCATGGCTCTGCTCGAAGCCCTTCAAAGTCATCTGCATTTACATTGCCTTCTACAGCACTGACTACAAACTGGTGCAGAAAGTGTGTCCAGATTACAACTACCACAGTGACACTCCCTACTTCCCGTCTGGCTGA